The genomic stretch TAAGTATACGTAGTAACCGCGAGCCCGTAAAATAATTTCATTCGAATGATCAGCAATTTGTGTAACAAGCTCTTGCTTCTCTCGCATCTGATTCGTTTCCAATTCATAATTCTTCACAATATTGATGGTTCCCCATAAGACGACAACCGCCCCAACCAAAATGAGCGTTAAAGAGAGCACCATCATGGAAGTGAACTGCCTTGTAATACTTTTTTTATAGTAGAGCTTCAGCTTAGCCACGAAGCATCTCCTCTACCTTATCAATAAGGTCCAACGGACTAAATGGCTTTGACATAAATCCATCGGCGCCAGCGCGAATAACCTTAACCTGCTCGGCTTGCTGGCTCTTCGCAGAGAGCATTAATATTTTTGTCAATTGACAGCTCTCAATCTCTTTCATTTTTTCAATGACTTCGATTCCAGTCATTTTTGGCATCATATAATCCAGAATGACCAAATTAAAGTCAAATCTCGTAATTTTATCTAATGCCTCCTCACCGTCGGCCGCTTCTTCGAGTGAATAACCTTCGTCCTCAAGCGTATCCATAATAAGCATACGTAAAATCGGTTCATCTTCTGCAATTAATACTGTTTTCATTATTCATATCCTCCACTGCAATATACGTTAGCTGGTTTCGACATAAACTGCCACAAAACTACATAGTTAGCATTTCGACATTCAATAAATAAATCCTTTAATTTGTAGCACTACATAGCAAAAAGCAGACAACTCAGAGTGTCTGCTTACGTGCTTCTATTCCATTATCTCGCCTTTACAATTATCTTTCGTATGCTCTCGCCTGACAAGTGATATTTCCTCTCCAGCTCGGCAACCGACAGACCATTCGTGTAATAAAGGTAGATCTCCTTATTCCTTTCAGCTAACAGCTTCCGCGTACCGCTAACCTCTCCCCAATGCGCACGTTGATCAGCAGCCTTGGGCACATAGATCAGATCTCCCTGAATATACTTTTGCAATTCCTTCAATAAACTAGGGGGAAGCACATCTCTCCCATTTTTGTAATTCACAATAAATGTCCTCCTCGAACAAGCTCATCTTTGTAAGGTTATCCGCTTTGGTATTTCTCAACATCTTTATTGCCTCCCTTCGATTATTTATATAGCTATATTAAAAGTATATTGTAAGCCTTTTCAATTGACAACTGATTTTTTACATAAATCCCATTAAATGAATGGGTGGTTAGCTCATCAAGGTGAAACGGCTGTCGCCGTCCTTATGGCGGTGGCGCGTTTCATTCCGGAGAAATATAGAGAAAATATGGCGAAATGATAACCTTTCCTATATTTAAATAAAAGGAGGCCTTTCGGCCTCCTTTATATGGGTGATCTCCGCCTAAACGGAGATCACCTCCAGGTTGTTAATCAATTCGATCAGCTCCTTTCCTCATCATTCGTCGGCCCGACTTCATCATTATATAGCCTTATACAATGCTTGTGAAAGCGTAAAAACAACTATAAACGAACTTTACCAATAATAGCATTGTCAAGGAAAATAAATGAGTTTTTTATTATCATATTTTAATAATTGCCCATTTCTCTAGACGTATCTAGAGCTCGTTTTCTCATAGGTAATTTGTGGGTTAATAATCTATGTTATGGTGTTTCTAGTTGATTCACAAACGACCTAAACTATAGGAGGCACAAAATGAACACCACGAACAACAAACGTTTTAACAAACTAGTAGCAGGAATAGGGATCAGTCTTTCCATAGCAATCTGCGGGAGCTCGCTAGCCTTGCCACAGGCCGCACAAGCAGCAACTGCATCGGCCTCTTCTAAAGCCAGCACCGTAGTTTCCGTTGGTAAGAAATACACTGGAGTTCCTTACAAATTTGGAGCGAAATCAGGCATTACTAGCTCGTTTGACTGCTCTTCTTTTACTCAATATGTGTACAAAAAAGTAGGAGTCAGTCTTCCAAGAACCTCAAAAGCGCAAGCGAAGTCAGGCTCTTATGTATCCAAAAGCAAACTAAAAGCGGGCGATCTTGTTTTTTCTGATACCAATCGCGATGGCATCATCAATCACGTAAGTATATATATAGGAAATAATAAACTGCTTCATACGTATAAAGTCGGTGTAGGGGTTACCATTTCTAATTTTTCTGGAAGCACATGGGATAAAACCTATGTTACTGCACGACGCGTAATTAAATAGGGAAAGAGAGGCTGATCTCTAGGAGATCAGCCTCTCTTTTTTATTATATACTAGTCTTTCAACAAACCAAGCATTTTTAAGCCGTGTAAAATACCATCCTCTGCTACATCCTTCGTAATATACCGAGCTGCTTCCTTTACGATATCCGGAGAATTGCCCATTGCTACGCTGTGATAAACATATTGCAGCATTTCAAGATCATTTAGTCCATCACCAAATGCATAAACATCCTCATCTCTCACACCCGCTCGCTCAATAAGCGCCTGAATGCCTCTCGCCTTGGAGCCTCCAGGTGGAAGAATATCACTTCCGTATGGATGCCAACGGTTGTAGCCAAATTCGGAGAAATTGCTTTTATAATACCCTTCATCCTCTTCCTTGCAGTACAGCAGACATTGATAAATCTCTTTTCCCATATAATAATCGGGCTCCACTTGCGGCAGCCGCAGCTTTAACGGCTCATCAACAGCATCCAAGTACGCGCTTTGATCCGTATTCGTGCGCATGCCT from Paenibacillus sp. FSL H8-0548 encodes the following:
- a CDS encoding response regulator, whose translation is MKTVLIAEDEPILRMLIMDTLEDEGYSLEEAADGEEALDKITRFDFNLVILDYMMPKMTGIEVIEKMKEIESCQLTKILMLSAKSQQAEQVKVIRAGADGFMSKPFSPLDLIDKVEEMLRG
- a CDS encoding CD3324 family protein encodes the protein MNYKNGRDVLPPSLLKELQKYIQGDLIYVPKAADQRAHWGEVSGTRKLLAERNKEIYLYYTNGLSVAELERKYHLSGESIRKIIVKAR
- a CDS encoding C40 family peptidase — protein: MNTTNNKRFNKLVAGIGISLSIAICGSSLALPQAAQAATASASSKASTVVSVGKKYTGVPYKFGAKSGITSSFDCSSFTQYVYKKVGVSLPRTSKAQAKSGSYVSKSKLKAGDLVFSDTNRDGIINHVSIYIGNNKLLHTYKVGVGVTISNFSGSTWDKTYVTARRVIK
- a CDS encoding Cof-type HAD-IIB family hydrolase, which gives rise to MNKKLLFFDIDGTLVDHEKKIPPSTKQAIAQLKQAGHEIVIATGRGPFMLKSVSEALHIESYVSFNGSYVVYNGEVVYSHPIDTARLKELSQITIENKHPLVYMTPEGMRTNTDQSAYLDAVDEPLKLRLPQVEPDYYMGKEIYQCLLYCKEEDEGYYKSNFSEFGYNRWHPYGSDILPPGGSKARGIQALIERAGVRDEDVYAFGDGLNDLEMLQYVYHSVAMGNSPDIVKEAARYITKDVAEDGILHGLKMLGLLKD